One segment of Massilia sp. Se16.2.3 DNA contains the following:
- a CDS encoding diguanylate cyclase, whose translation MTDHQPARADDVRGHQKTRRHRMLIGSLSYLFTLSLVVAFWYRGDYGFDIVRNYVLAVSALVATFYLLIRSDINLRFADPSMTLAQVTTSILPAFYVMYHSQDSRPVCMMLCFSAAMYGLFQFRMRDFLVLSFVVSGGYAALIALIYFTRPGEIHLQLEILLWCALTATFLQFSGLGGYISSLRHKVKGHYKELATRNAELEQALLRIQELAMHDELTGVFNRRFLMETIRAEKLRADRTGEVFTVALLDVDHFKSVNDRFGHLAGDRVLQAIARTASGALRQTDYFGRYGGEEFALLLTSTDAASARVTAERVREAIAALSLADIAPGFRVTVSIGIAEACPDESNEMTFKRADDALYRAKEAGRNRCVLADEAAEDASVHG comes from the coding sequence ATGACAGACCACCAGCCTGCCCGTGCCGACGATGTGCGTGGGCACCAGAAGACCCGTCGGCACAGGATGCTGATCGGATCGCTGTCCTACCTGTTCACCCTGTCGCTGGTGGTCGCGTTCTGGTACCGCGGCGATTATGGGTTCGATATCGTGCGCAACTACGTGCTCGCCGTATCCGCACTCGTCGCCACCTTCTATCTCCTGATCCGCAGCGATATCAACCTGCGCTTCGCCGACCCGAGCATGACCCTGGCGCAGGTCACCACGTCCATCCTGCCGGCGTTCTACGTGATGTATCACTCCCAGGACTCCCGTCCGGTATGCATGATGCTGTGCTTCTCCGCGGCGATGTATGGACTGTTCCAGTTCCGCATGCGCGACTTTCTCGTGCTGAGCTTCGTGGTCAGCGGTGGCTATGCCGCCCTGATTGCCCTCATCTATTTCACCAGGCCGGGTGAAATCCACCTGCAGCTGGAAATCCTGCTGTGGTGCGCACTCACGGCCACCTTCCTGCAGTTCAGCGGCCTGGGCGGCTACATTTCCAGCCTGCGCCACAAGGTCAAGGGGCATTACAAGGAACTGGCGACGCGTAACGCCGAGCTCGAGCAGGCCCTGCTGCGCATCCAGGAACTGGCCATGCACGACGAACTGACCGGCGTCTTCAATCGCCGCTTCCTGATGGAGACGATTCGTGCGGAAAAGCTGCGCGCCGACCGCACCGGCGAGGTATTCACGGTCGCCCTCCTCGACGTCGATCATTTCAAGAGCGTCAACGACCGCTTCGGCCACCTGGCGGGCGACCGCGTCCTGCAGGCGATCGCCCGGACCGCGAGCGGCGCGCTGCGCCAGACCGATTACTTCGGCCGCTACGGCGGCGAGGAGTTCGCGCTGCTGCTCACCAGTACGGATGCCGCAAGCGCCCGCGTCACGGCCGAGCGGGTGCGCGAGGCGATCGCGGCCTTGTCCCTTGCCGACATTGCTCCCGGCTTCCGGGTGACCGTCTCGATCGGCATCGCCGAGGCATGTCCGGACGAGAGCAACGAAATGACCTTCAAGCGTGCCGATGACGCCTTGTACCGGGCCAAGGAAGCGGGGCGCAACCGCTGTGTCCTTGCCGATGAAGCGGCCGAGGATGCAAGCGTGCACGGCTGA
- a CDS encoding RMD1 family protein, which produces MDSHLERQQIRWNPRPRTRPGLHLKTEKLPFQRPLIAGTQFAATALMVAERIDLKALSGFEVIATSPFTVKLGQGGIAAVFRYGAIVLFNASKEEKARLLQALAAHASGPGDAGAEETAQVQVRPDEERRPGGQLHQDQERRPPAPAAHCRGDGQGQHAVVPERRAARDFDRIEPLARDLAEDGRFSAKPAELLKAAGNMLLAENRLNGRAGVLDRPDLLWDNPGLSGLYARLEGDFELHDRAQALDRKLTTLSHTSETLVETMRYHSSHRLEQAIFLLIFVELCLGLYGHFGQTIG; this is translated from the coding sequence ATGGATAGCCACCTCGAACGACAACAGATCCGCTGGAATCCACGCCCGCGCACCCGTCCCGGCCTGCACCTCAAAACGGAGAAGCTGCCCTTCCAGCGTCCGCTCATCGCCGGAACGCAGTTTGCCGCCACTGCCCTCATGGTGGCCGAGCGCATCGACCTCAAGGCGCTGTCCGGCTTCGAGGTCATCGCCACCTCGCCCTTCACGGTGAAACTGGGCCAGGGCGGCATTGCCGCGGTCTTCCGCTATGGCGCCATCGTCCTGTTCAATGCGTCGAAAGAGGAGAAGGCACGCCTGCTGCAGGCGCTTGCCGCGCATGCTTCCGGGCCGGGCGACGCGGGCGCGGAGGAAACGGCGCAGGTCCAGGTGCGCCCGGACGAGGAAAGAAGGCCCGGCGGGCAGCTGCATCAAGATCAAGAACGCCGACCGCCTGCGCCTGCAGCTCATTGCCGAGGTGATGGCCAAGGCCAGCATGCTGTCGTTCCAGAGCGCCGCGCCGCGCGCGACTTCGACCGCATCGAACCGCTGGCGCGCGACCTGGCCGAGGATGGCCGCTTTTCCGCAAAGCCGGCGGAACTCCTGAAGGCGGCCGGCAACATGCTGCTGGCGGAGAACCGCCTGAACGGCCGCGCCGGTGTGCTCGACCGGCCCGACCTGCTATGGGATAACCCGGGTCTGTCGGGCCTGTACGCCAGGCTGGAAGGGGATTTCGAACTGCACGACCGCGCGCAGGCGCTCGACCGCAAGCTGACGACGCTGTCGCATACCTCGGAAACCCTGGTCGAAACCATGCGTTACCACAGTTCGCACCGGCTCGAGCAGGCGATCTTCCTGCTGATCTTCGTCGAGCTGTGCCTGGGGCTGTACGGCCACTTCGGGCAGACGATCGGTTGA
- a CDS encoding ferritin-like domain-containing protein: MAQEKEHVGMNKTGVQMSPLQTKAMLDDDRIIARGHPGDETAMAQLRQSYIAEGDNVGSIPMPGTMKGMVSMGVNMLKGDKPQVLLDKLAERLAMERTATRLYDALLTKLAVVNEGRASINLDDVASIRGDEARHALLLRDAITSMGGDPTAMTPSADMAGVEAMGLVQVLNDPRTSLAQSLHAILTAELSDGVGWETPDRAGGGARAGRHGRRFRQCAAAGAQAPGHDPDLVRGGGGTERPGTRTRPAQRHGDVGRLRRGTDSAARIDFLKGASSCPHGASHGAVQALRGRQRQAGTRGGVSIRRPPRIRLGPGSHP, encoded by the coding sequence ATGGCACAAGAGAAGGAACATGTAGGCATGAACAAGACCGGCGTGCAGATGTCGCCGCTGCAAACGAAGGCCATGCTCGACGACGACAGGATCATCGCCCGGGGCCACCCGGGCGACGAAACCGCGATGGCGCAGCTGCGCCAGTCGTATATCGCGGAAGGGGATAACGTCGGTTCGATCCCGATGCCCGGTACGATGAAGGGGATGGTCAGCATGGGCGTCAACATGCTCAAGGGCGACAAGCCGCAAGTCCTGCTCGACAAGCTGGCCGAGCGCCTGGCCATGGAGCGCACCGCGACCCGGCTCTACGACGCGCTCTTGACCAAGCTGGCGGTGGTCAACGAAGGGCGGGCTTCGATCAACCTCGACGACGTCGCCAGCATCCGCGGCGACGAGGCGCGCCATGCGCTGCTGCTGCGCGACGCCATCACCTCGATGGGTGGCGACCCGACCGCCATGACGCCCAGCGCGGACATGGCCGGCGTCGAGGCCATGGGCCTGGTGCAGGTGCTGAACGACCCGCGTACGAGCCTGGCGCAGTCGCTGCACGCAATCCTGACGGCGGAACTGAGCGACGGCGTCGGCTGGGAAACCCCTGATCGCGCTGGCGGAGGAGCACGAGCAGGCCGACATGGTCGAAGGTTTCGGCAATGCGCTGCTGCAGGAGCGCAAGCACCAGGCCATGATCCAGACCTGGTACGAGGAGGCGGTGGGACTGAGCGACCTGGGACGCGCACGCGCCCTGCACAGCGGCACGGCGATGTCGGGCGTCTCCGGCGCGGCACCGATAGCGCCGCCCGGATCGACTTCCTGAAAGGCGCGTCGTCCTGCCCGCACGGCGCCAGCCATGGCGCCGTGCAGGCCCTCCGCGGCCGGCAAAGGCAAGCCGGGACAAGGGGCGGCGTTTCCATCCGCCGCCCGCCGCGGATCCGCCTGGGTCCGGGCTCCCATCCGTAG
- a CDS encoding response regulator translates to MEALGELTSGIAHDFNDVLHLISGHLQLLRIAHRTHEPTLRRLDAAADGVRRGATLASQMLAFARRQRLQPALLRVDALLFGMEERLREAPGGRGLRIAVDGACPAVALDQAEFGKTMLHPVRNAAEAMGPEGQLAIELAPAAAPGSGGETDAAGWLRIRLADNGAGMTPEVQRRAFEPFFFRPRPAIAVPALASAWPSASSRKAAARSTWSSTPGQGSVVTLYFPAAPEQVADNGAGTGAAPVRTVLVVEDEDAVRSASVEVLRKLGLCVLEAADGETALGLIRQKLPIDLLFTDIVMPGATRGQDLALAAAEHLPDAKVLFASGYPGEVGRDDAVFQRVPLLRKPYRLDEMTRLVQGLLLAERTAKDTAD, encoded by the coding sequence ATGGAAGCGCTGGGCGAACTGACGAGCGGCATCGCGCACGATTTCAACGACGTCCTGCACCTGATCAGCGGACACCTGCAGTTGCTGCGCATCGCGCACCGCACCCACGAGCCGACGCTGCGCCGGCTCGACGCCGCCGCCGATGGCGTGCGCCGCGGCGCCACGCTGGCCTCGCAGATGCTGGCTTTCGCCCGGCGCCAGCGCTTGCAGCCGGCCCTGCTCCGGGTCGATGCGCTCCTCTTCGGCATGGAAGAGCGCCTGCGCGAAGCCCCGGGTGGACGCGGCTTGCGCATCGCCGTCGACGGCGCCTGTCCGGCGGTTGCGCTCGACCAGGCCGAATTCGGCAAGACGATGCTGCACCCGGTGCGCAATGCCGCCGAGGCGATGGGACCGGAAGGGCAGCTGGCGATCGAGCTGGCGCCCGCGGCTGCCCCCGGCAGCGGCGGCGAAACCGATGCGGCAGGCTGGCTGCGCATCCGCCTGGCCGACAACGGCGCCGGCATGACGCCGGAAGTGCAGCGGCGCGCCTTCGAACCCTTCTTTTTTCGACCAAGGCCGGCAATCGCCGTTCCGGCATTGGCCTCAGCCTGGCCTTCGGCTTCGTCACGCAAAGCGGCGGCCAGATCGACCTGGTCCAGCACGCCCGGCCAGGGCAGCGTCGTGACCCTGTATTTTCCGGCAGCGCCGGAGCAGGTTGCGGACAACGGCGCGGGAACGGGCGCGGCGCCGGTGCGGACCGTGCTGGTGGTCGAGGACGAGGACGCGGTGCGCAGCGCCAGTGTCGAGGTGCTGCGCAAACTCGGCTTGTGCGTGCTCGAGGCGGCCGATGGCGAAACCGCCCTCGGCCTGATCCGCCAGAAGCTGCCGATCGACCTGCTGTTCACCGACATCGTGATGCCGGGGGCCACGCGCGGCCAGGACCTGGCGCTGGCCGCCGCCGAGCATCTGCCGGATGCGAAGGTGCTGTTCGCCTCGGGCTATCCGGGCGAGGTCGGCCGCGACGACGCCGTTTTCCAGCGCGTACCCCTGCTGCGCAAGCCGTATCGGCTGGACGAGATGACACGGCTGGTGCAAGGCCTGCTGCTCGCTGAGCGGACGGCGAAGGACACCGCCGACTAG
- a CDS encoding response regulator, with amino-acid sequence MPPGTEILLTSGHLPDGVFDVDIELLPKPYGRAQLARAVRARLLDGGHLPGAPAPLPAAAAACMPAEPSFGPGTLALETPDGRSILVVEDDQDTRELACELLCALGHAASGSGSAEQALALLRERPVDILFTDLNLPGMSGIELATRAIALQPTLKVILASGEGGTIALPADSPIMLLPKPYDLLQLQVSIAELTPVPPALCG; translated from the coding sequence TTGCCCCCCGGCACCGAAATCCTGCTGACCTCCGGGCACCTGCCCGACGGCGTGTTCGACGTCGATATCGAGCTGCTGCCCAAGCCTTATGGCCGGGCGCAGCTGGCGCGCGCGGTGCGCGCACGCCTGCTCGATGGCGGCCACCTACCCGGTGCGCCGGCGCCGCTGCCGGCCGCGGCTGCCGCCTGCATGCCCGCGGAGCCGTCCTTCGGGCCGGGCACGCTGGCGCTGGAAACGCCGGATGGGCGGTCCATCCTCGTGGTCGAGGACGACCAGGACACGCGCGAGCTGGCCTGCGAGCTGCTCTGCGCGCTCGGCCATGCCGCCAGCGGCAGCGGCTCGGCCGAGCAGGCGCTCGCGCTGCTGCGCGAGCGTCCCGTCGACATCCTGTTCACCGACCTGAACCTGCCGGGCATGTCCGGGATCGAACTGGCCACGCGTGCGATCGCGCTGCAGCCGACGCTGAAGGTGATCCTGGCCTCGGGCGAGGGCGGCACTATCGCGCTGCCCGCCGACAGTCCCATCATGCTGCTCCCCAAACCCTACGACCTGCTGCAGCTGCAGGTGAGCATCGCCGAGCTGACGCCGGTGCCGCCAGCCCTGTGCGGCTGA